The following proteins are encoded in a genomic region of Pyricularia oryzae 70-15 chromosome 6, whole genome shotgun sequence:
- a CDS encoding mitochondrial chaperone BCS1, variant, with protein MSMTADGSSPAGNASTTHGSFRMNGLGIEGLLMPLLGGGMHANPLMRTFMLVNQTLGAYLGIDPTALVTAMGFVWATYRLTRQFWSLVWHGLVLEYMTSSVSVVSDDEIFDHVMVWLAAQPRTERSRLLMAETALQSAWEGDRGEYAATRQAVPVTVSEDGKEYVNFSQQKASTPPRYIPAFGIHGFWFRHRYFSLHRRQKPVMEGSNIAPAAVTIRDKETMVISCFGLSPEPIKELLAHAREHYYKDHYAKTLIKRPNSSLIRRHGRHSWTSVANRPVRPMNTVVLDQKQKTAVLSDMNEYLQPETPRWYANRGIPLRRGYLFHGPPGTGKTSLSFALAGVFGLDIYVVSLLEPQLSEEDLSNLFNCLPRRCVVLLEDIDTAGLTRTEEKIGHSVRTNTKTTTTTGSNATSPPSGPNEWKVTDLARALKGGRGSDGEQKGISLSGLLNAIDGVASHEGRVLIMTTNRPESLDDALIRPGRVDLQVAFSNATQEQASELFQRMYTPDQSTKSPPFTDLQPQKETRLFLGKQDAIDGKDDSETPITDADELSRIAAEFGSKIVSGQLSPAEIQGFLLKRRKWPRKALRDVEGWVKAMVEQKASKSKVTQAQ; from the exons ATGTCCATGACAGcagatggcagcagccctGCGGGCAACGCCTCGACGACCCACGGGAGCTTCCGCATGAACGGGCTGGGTATAGAGGGCCTCCTGATGCCTCTGCTCGGGGGAGGGATGCACGCCAACCCGCTCATGCGCACCTTTATGCTGGTCAACCAGACCCTGGGCGCCTACCTGGGCATCGACCCGACGGCGCTTGTCACCGCCATGGGCTTCGTCTGGGCCACCTACCGCCTGACGCGCCAGTTTTGGTCCCTCGTCTGGCACGGGCTCGTGCTGGAGTACATGACGTCGAGCGTCTCCGTGGTCAGCGACGACGAGATCTTTGACCACGTCATGGTCTGGCTCGCCGCCCAGCCCCGGACCGAGAGGTCGAGGCTGCTGATGGCCGAGACGGCTCTCCAGTCGGCTTGGGAGGGCGACCGCGGTGAGTATGCTGCAACGCGACAGGCAGTTCCGGTGACGGTCTCTGAGGATGGCAAGGAGTATGTCAACTTTTCGCAGCAGAAGGCCAGCACG CCACCACGATACATACCCGCCTTTGGCATCCACGGCTTCTGGTTCAGGCACAGGTACTTTAGTCTTCACAGGCGGCAGAAACCCGTCATGGAAGGCAGCAACATTGCACCGGCGGCCGTTACCATTAGGGACAAAGAGACCATGGTTATTTCATGTTTTGGACTTTCCCCAG AACCAATCAAGGAGCTCCTCGCCCACGCCCGGGAGCACTACTACAAAGACCACTACGCAAAAACGCTGATAAAGCGACCCAACAGCTCTCTGATCCGGCGACACGGCCGACACTCGTGGACTTCGGTTGCGAACCGCCCCGTCCGTCCCATGAATACGGTAGTGCTCGACCAGAAGCAAAAGACGGCCGTGCTATCCGACATGAACGAGTACCTGCAGCCCGAGACGCCGCGCTGGTACGCGAACCGCGGCATCCCGCTGCGCAGGGGCTACCTGTTCCATGGCCCTCCGGGCACGGGCAAGACGTCGCTCTCGTTTGCGCTGGCCGGCGTCTTTGGGCTCGATATATACGTTGTTAGCCTGCTGGAGCCGCAGCTGAGCGAGGAGGACCTATCGAACCTCTTCAACTGCCTTCCGAGGAGGTGCGTCGTCCTGCTGGAGGATATTGACACGGCCGGCCTGACCAGGACCGAGGAAAAGATCGGGCACTCGGTCAGGACAAACACCAAGACGACGACCACGACCGGCAGCAACGCGACTTCCCCGCCCAGCGGACCAAACGAGTGGAAGGTAACGGATCTGGCCCGCGCCCTCAAGGGGGGCAGGGGCAGCGACGGCGAGCAAAAGGGCATATCCCTGTCCGGTCTACTCAACGCCATAGACGGCGTGGCGTCACACGAGGGCCGCGTGCTCATCATGACGACCAACAGACCCGAGTCGCTCGACGACGCCCTCATCCGCCCAGGCCGCGTCGACCTGCAGGTGGCCTTTAGCAACGCGACGCAGGAGCAGGCCAGCGAGCTGTTCCAGCGAATGTACACCCCCGACCAGAGCACCAAGTCCCCGCCGTTTACAGACCTTCAGCCGCAAAAGGAGACTCGGCTTTTCCTCGGTAAACAAGATGCTATAGACGGAAAGGATGATTCGGAGACTCCCATCACCGATGCGGACGAGCTGAGCAGGATAGCGGCCGAATTTGGCTCCAAAATCGTCTCGGGTCAGCTGTCGCCAGCCGAGATCCAGGGCTTCTTGCTCAAGCGCAGAAAGTGGCCACGCAAAGCCCTGCGTGACGTCGAAGGTTGGGTCAAGGCCATGGTGGAGCAGAAGGCGAGCAAGAGCAAGGTAACACAGGCACAATGa
- a CDS encoding mitochondrial chaperone BCS1 gives MDFNQLIRELLPPTIGPNMSMTADGSSPAGNASTTHGSFRMNGLGIEGLLMPLLGGGMHANPLMRTFMLVNQTLGAYLGIDPTALVTAMGFVWATYRLTRQFWSLVWHGLVLEYMTSSVSVVSDDEIFDHVMVWLAAQPRTERSRLLMAETALQSAWEGDRGEYAATRQAVPVTVSEDGKEYVNFSQQKASTPPRYIPAFGIHGFWFRHRYFSLHRRQKPVMEGSNIAPAAVTIRDKETMVISCFGLSPEPIKELLAHAREHYYKDHYAKTLIKRPNSSLIRRHGRHSWTSVANRPVRPMNTVVLDQKQKTAVLSDMNEYLQPETPRWYANRGIPLRRGYLFHGPPGTGKTSLSFALAGVFGLDIYVVSLLEPQLSEEDLSNLFNCLPRRCVVLLEDIDTAGLTRTEEKIGHSVRTNTKTTTTTGSNATSPPSGPNEWKVTDLARALKGGRGSDGEQKGISLSGLLNAIDGVASHEGRVLIMTTNRPESLDDALIRPGRVDLQVAFSNATQEQASELFQRMYTPDQSTKSPPFTDLQPQKETRLFLGKQDAIDGKDDSETPITDADELSRIAAEFGSKIVSGQLSPAEIQGFLLKRRKWPRKALRDVEGWVKAMVEQKASKSKVTQAQ, from the exons ATGGACTTTAACCAGCTTATTAGAGAGCTACTACCACCGACCATAGGCCCCAACATGTCCATGACAGcagatggcagcagccctGCGGGCAACGCCTCGACGACCCACGGGAGCTTCCGCATGAACGGGCTGGGTATAGAGGGCCTCCTGATGCCTCTGCTCGGGGGAGGGATGCACGCCAACCCGCTCATGCGCACCTTTATGCTGGTCAACCAGACCCTGGGCGCCTACCTGGGCATCGACCCGACGGCGCTTGTCACCGCCATGGGCTTCGTCTGGGCCACCTACCGCCTGACGCGCCAGTTTTGGTCCCTCGTCTGGCACGGGCTCGTGCTGGAGTACATGACGTCGAGCGTCTCCGTGGTCAGCGACGACGAGATCTTTGACCACGTCATGGTCTGGCTCGCCGCCCAGCCCCGGACCGAGAGGTCGAGGCTGCTGATGGCCGAGACGGCTCTCCAGTCGGCTTGGGAGGGCGACCGCGGTGAGTATGCTGCAACGCGACAGGCAGTTCCGGTGACGGTCTCTGAGGATGGCAAGGAGTATGTCAACTTTTCGCAGCAGAAGGCCAGCACG CCACCACGATACATACCCGCCTTTGGCATCCACGGCTTCTGGTTCAGGCACAGGTACTTTAGTCTTCACAGGCGGCAGAAACCCGTCATGGAAGGCAGCAACATTGCACCGGCGGCCGTTACCATTAGGGACAAAGAGACCATGGTTATTTCATGTTTTGGACTTTCCCCAG AACCAATCAAGGAGCTCCTCGCCCACGCCCGGGAGCACTACTACAAAGACCACTACGCAAAAACGCTGATAAAGCGACCCAACAGCTCTCTGATCCGGCGACACGGCCGACACTCGTGGACTTCGGTTGCGAACCGCCCCGTCCGTCCCATGAATACGGTAGTGCTCGACCAGAAGCAAAAGACGGCCGTGCTATCCGACATGAACGAGTACCTGCAGCCCGAGACGCCGCGCTGGTACGCGAACCGCGGCATCCCGCTGCGCAGGGGCTACCTGTTCCATGGCCCTCCGGGCACGGGCAAGACGTCGCTCTCGTTTGCGCTGGCCGGCGTCTTTGGGCTCGATATATACGTTGTTAGCCTGCTGGAGCCGCAGCTGAGCGAGGAGGACCTATCGAACCTCTTCAACTGCCTTCCGAGGAGGTGCGTCGTCCTGCTGGAGGATATTGACACGGCCGGCCTGACCAGGACCGAGGAAAAGATCGGGCACTCGGTCAGGACAAACACCAAGACGACGACCACGACCGGCAGCAACGCGACTTCCCCGCCCAGCGGACCAAACGAGTGGAAGGTAACGGATCTGGCCCGCGCCCTCAAGGGGGGCAGGGGCAGCGACGGCGAGCAAAAGGGCATATCCCTGTCCGGTCTACTCAACGCCATAGACGGCGTGGCGTCACACGAGGGCCGCGTGCTCATCATGACGACCAACAGACCCGAGTCGCTCGACGACGCCCTCATCCGCCCAGGCCGCGTCGACCTGCAGGTGGCCTTTAGCAACGCGACGCAGGAGCAGGCCAGCGAGCTGTTCCAGCGAATGTACACCCCCGACCAGAGCACCAAGTCCCCGCCGTTTACAGACCTTCAGCCGCAAAAGGAGACTCGGCTTTTCCTCGGTAAACAAGATGCTATAGACGGAAAGGATGATTCGGAGACTCCCATCACCGATGCGGACGAGCTGAGCAGGATAGCGGCCGAATTTGGCTCCAAAATCGTCTCGGGTCAGCTGTCGCCAGCCGAGATCCAGGGCTTCTTGCTCAAGCGCAGAAAGTGGCCACGCAAAGCCCTGCGTGACGTCGAAGGTTGGGTCAAGGCCATGGTGGAGCAGAAGGCGAGCAAGAGCAAGGTAACACAGGCACAATGa